The Elephas maximus indicus isolate mEleMax1 chromosome 19, mEleMax1 primary haplotype, whole genome shotgun sequence genome contains a region encoding:
- the SDR16C5 gene encoding epidermal retinol dehydrogenase 2, giving the protein MAPDSKPKDSVALFLGKILFSLLETMVFSLIPKPRKNVAGEIVLVTGAGSGLGRLLALQFAQLGSVLVLWDINKEGNEQTCRMAREAGAMKAYAYSCDCSRREDVYRVADQVKKEVGDVSILINNAGIVTGRKFLECPDELMEKSLDVNFKAHLWTYKAFLPAMIANDHGHLVCISSSAGLFGICGLADYCASKFAATGFAESVFAETIAQNQKGIKTTIVYPFFTNTGMFDGCSTASPNLLPILEPEYVVRKIVDAVLQNQLYLCIPKTLYFLLFLKSFLPLRTLLILARYLDIFHVMDGVMMKKNLKTNSTSDCNTT; this is encoded by the exons ATGGCTCCTGACAGCAAACCGAAAGACAGTGTGGCCTTGTTCTTAGGAAAAATACTCTTTTCTCTTTTGGAGACTATGGTGTTTTCCTTAATCCCAAAGCCAAGGAAGAACGTTGCTGGTGAAATAGTCCTTGTAACAGGTGCTGGGAGTGGACTTGGAAGGCTGTTAGCCTTACAATTTGCCCAGCTTGGATCGGTGCTTGTTCTATGGGACATCAATAAAGAGGGGAATGAGCAGACATGCAGGATGGCTCGGGAAGCTGGGGCCATGAAAGCTTATGCTTATTCCTGTGATTGCAGTCGAAGGGAAGACGTGTACCGAGTGGCCGACCAG GTTAAAAAAGAAGTTGGTGATGTTTCCATCCTGATCAACAATGCCGGGATTGTAACAGGCAGAAAGTTCCTTGAGTGTCCAGATGAGCTTATGGAAAAGTCACTTGATGTGAACTTCAAAGCACACTTATGG ACATACAAAGCCTTTCTACCTGCTATGATTGCTAACGACCATGGACATTTGGTTTGTATTTCAAGTTCAGCTGGGTTATTTGGAATATGTGGGCTGGCAG ATTATTGTGCGAGTAAATTTGCTGCCACTGGGTTTGCCGAATCTGTGTTTGCAGAAACAATTGCCCAAAACCAAAAGGGGATCAAAACCACTATCGTGTACCCATTTTTTACAAACACTGGAATGTTTGATGGTTGTTCTACTGC cTCTCCAAATCTGTTGCCTATTCTGGAACCAGAATATGTCGTCAGAAAAATAGTAGATGCTGTTCTGCAAAATCAACTGTATTTGTGTATACCAAAGACTTTATACTtcctgctttttttaaaaag TTTCTTGCCCCTCAGGACATTACTGATCTTAGCTAGATATCTGGACATTTTCCATGTGATGGATGGCGTCATGATGAAGAAAAACCTAAAGACCAACTCTACTTCTGACTGCAACACGACCTAA